The window attaaatatttttgtgcaAAGGTCCGAAAACTGACCAAAAATCGGCCTCTCCAAGTCCCAGAATGCAAATCACCCCgaatatacaaaaaatcatCCAgcccacaaacacacacaaaatagACAAATTTTTATACAATTAGCCAGATAATTCTTGTAAAATATAAATCTATTTAATTGACAAACAATTGATGTAATTCAgcaaaatttacaaaaacctaaaacctaaaacaaaaacgaaagaAATTCATTGTGTGTATATTAAATTAATCTATTaaacgtaaaaaaaaaaacaggcaaaGCAAACCGTAAACACAGCGCATAGTTTGGTAGGCATACAActgaatatatataaatagtaTATATACTTattatgttttaaaattaagcgaaaataaaaaaaaattcagaaaaCTTTTCAACTGAGCACggcaaaaattattaaatgggAAATGTTGTGCACAGTGTTTTCTACTTatttacaaattaattttttacaaCGGATGGAATATGTAACGGTATCTCAGTTAATTAGCTAGttaattcattaaattttatgtagttgaattaaattaaataattttattgatatttttatatattcatttTATGTTAATTATTACTGAAATTTTGTGTAGACCCCATACAGAACTTCTAACACGAAATAAATAGAACCAAATTTACATTTGGACTCAACCAGAAAAAAACACTTTATTGGaaaatactttatttttaatattttgtttttattttttaatgtgtATTCGCACTTTAATTTCAAATCGCTCGAACACATTTCTAAAATATACTCATTATGTTATTCAGCCTgtctttaattttaaatgtgCTTATTATGGCTTTTAtgcataaaatttaaaaattgctACGCAAATACGTTTTATTTCACAGATCGAATTAAACTATATATCAAAACTACGCCCGCCAAAGtttttaaaccaaaattaGTGTTGGTCAACACTGTTTAAAAATGAGCTCCGGTCACACAATTCAGGAATTTAAACAGTGACTCGTTACCAAGTCACTTTATTTTGATATATTATAAACAGCACTATTATATTGACAAAGTCGGACTCACCAAGGCGTAAACAATGCTGTTCCCGGCACAATGACCGACTTCCTCCATGAAAACAATGCCTGCGGACAGAATCTTCTCAACATAGTGTCCGTGGGCAACTCCATAATAGCTGAGATTCTTCGGCTTAAGGACTACGTTCCCAGCATATACAGGTAACTGAGCCATTTTCACGATCCAGATGGACTAATTGCCACTCCCCTTAGATTGGATACAAAGGCAGATAAGGCGAAATATGGGGAGGTCATTGTGGACTTTAGCTACTTCAAGGTGGCCGAGGAGCACGAGAAGAAAATTGAGCAGAACCAAGTGAGGATTGGACTTTCATGACCAATTTTGTGTTCATTATtcatccaatttttttttaggggctCACCGAGGTGGACGACGAGGTGCGCACCCACTTGCCGTTGATCACCCGGTTCTACCTGGCCTTCCAGAGTATCCACCACTATGCCACCGATCTGAAGCAGTACATCGAAGAGCTGAACAGCGGCTACTACATCCAGCAGACCCTGGAGACGGTGCTGCAGGACGAAGAGGGTCGTCAGCTTTTGTGCGAGTCCTTGTACCTGTTTGGGGTGATACTACTCCTCCTAGACTTTCATCTCCCTGGCGACGTGCGGGAGCGTCTGTTGATTTCCTATTATCGCTACAGCGGAGGAGAGTCAACGCCGGGCGGCGACGAGAGCAACATCCACGATGTGTGTCTGCTGTTGAGGTCTACGGGATACGTGCATCCTGCCCAGGCATCGCAGATCCTTGCTCCTCTTACTGGCAAACAGGCGACGGCAACTGCCGAAAAGCTATCTGTTCCCAAATACCCAGAGGCCTACTTCTCTCGTTTTCGATTCGATGATGACTTTGTGGATCTGGTGGTGGCCCGAATTCGCTGCGACGACATCTACAACCAGCTAACGCTCTACCCACATCCCGCCCACCGGTCTACGGCGCTGTCAACGCAAGCCGCCATGCTGTACGTGTGCCTTTACTTCTGCCCCAAGGTCCTGCACTCCCAGGGATCCCAAATGCGCGAGATCGTTGACAAGTTCTTCTGCGACAACTGGTGTTTGTCTGTCTACATGGGTGTCACAGTGAACCTAGTGGATGCCTGGCAGGACTTCCCCGCAGCCCGGTCCGCCTTGAGCAACATTATCAGCCGGGAAACCATCAAGTTCCTATGCCAGCAGCAGAACGAACAGCTGGCTAAGATTCATCAGAGGACCCAGGACATCTGCCAAGAGGGTGTCCTGTGCGATGATTTTGTTTTGGAACACGCCAACAAGATAATCCTGCTGATGCGGCAATCGAATGTTCTACTTCGCTGGTACAGCCTACACACCTCCAAGGAGGTCTTTGTCTTCCACCATACCACTGGTGCGGCTGAAAAGATCTATCAACTCCTCCTGGAAGAGCTCCAGTTTGATCGAAAGGCTCTGTACCAACTGATGATCAACTGCAGCCAAATGGAGCTCAGAGTCAAGGAGCTGCTGACGGAGATTCTCCAAAGCAGGGATAGTCGCTGGGTGAAGTGCCGGGAGGAGGCTGTGCAGCGAGTGCTGGAACTAAGTGAAGCCTTCGATGGCTCCAGACCGCTGGCCAAGATCGAGCCGAATACTCAGTTGCAGCAATGGTTTGGAGAAGTGGCAGCGCGACTGAAGAAATTGGAGCTGAGCCGGGCACAGAAGTCGGGAAGAATGATTATACAGGTGATGCAGGCCCTGGACGAGGTGCAGGAGTATCACAATCTCCACGCCAATATGCTGGTCAAGCAGCAGCTTCAGGAGACGAGGGACATGCTGAACAGGATGGCCCAGGTACGGTGTCATAATCCCTCTCACATGTTATAATAATTAGATTCCTTCTTAGATAATCTACCTTAAAGAAGACATCGAGATACACATCCAAATGATCTCGGACTTCAGCTACGCCTGGCATCTCCTCCGACAGGACTTCATGCCAATAATGCAGGACCACATTAAGAGACAACCGCATGCAGTGATCGATATTCGGGCGATATTCCTGAAGCTGGCCAGCACTCTGGAGGTGCCGCTGATGAGGATCAATCAGGCGAGGAGCGAAGACCTGGCCTCCGTCTCCAATTACTACAGCACTGAGCTGGCCAACTTTCTGCGAAATGTGTTGCAAATCGTTCCAGAAACCATGTTCAGCATTCTGGCGGATATAATCCACCTGCTGACGAATGTGATCAAAGAGTTTCCCACCCGCGTGGAGAAGGAGAAGCTCAAGGAGTATGCCCAGTTTGAGGAGAGAGCCAAGGTGGCTCAGCTGACCAACTCTATTGCTGTCTTCACCAAAGGAATCCTCATGATGAAGACCACCCTGGTTGGTGTGCTCAAACTTGATCCGAAACAGCTGCTGGAGGACGGAATACGCAAGGAGCTGGTCAACCACTTGGCCGAGGCCTACAACTTGGGATTGGTATTTGCGCCCGAAAAAGGAAAGTCTCCCGTTCAGCTCCTTCAACAGAAGCTGGAAGCTCTGGGCAAGACAATCGAAGGGTATCGTAGATCCTTCGAGTACATTGAGGACTATCTAAGGGTCCAGGGCTTGCGCATCCTGCTGGAGGAGACGCAGCGCATCATCAACTACAATGTGGAGAAGGAGTGCAATGCCTTTTTGAAGAACAAAGTTCAGGAGTGGCAATCGGAATACCAAAGCCAGATCATCCCCATTCCCAACTTTCCACCACTGCAGGGAGATTCCTCCAATTCCAACAACTTCATTGGTCGCCTCGCTCACGAGATCCTGCGCTGCACTGAGCCAAAGAACACCATATACCTGAGTCTCAAAAACACGTGGTACGAGAAGAAGGGCTCTCACTCGAAAATCTTAGCTGGATCCGACTTCTTTGGAATGCTCCGGGAGGCTCTCGCTCCGGCTGGAATGGTGGGGCTGGAGCGTCTTTATGCGCACATGTTGGCTGATGATCTGAGGCGCAATCTGGAGCGACTGCAGCGAAATCTCACCACGGATCGTATGTGGGTGGATGCCATGGCTAGTTTAACCAAGGAACTGGAGGCCCGGGATTTTCCACCGCCCGAGGTGGCCAAACAGCCACTGAAGTATTACCAGGGTTACACCCAAAGGTGGCTCAAAGTGTGGCCAACGCTCTTGGATTGGGTTCTCTCCATGGGACAGAAGCAGTTGCTGCGACAGCAGATCGCCGGGGAACTGAACTTCAGCAGCAAGTGTGAAGCCAAGCTGCTGGCCAACACGGCCGACACAATGAACCGGTAAGGATACATGTCCCTAATTGGAATGAAGGCTTCTCTAATAAATTTTCTATTCGTAGCGCCCTTATGCTTGAACTGTCGCTTGGAAATCATCTCTGCAATGAAGAGGGTGTCAGTATGCTAACTGAACTGCAGGACATCCTGCTCTACACGGGAAACTACGAGCCCCTGGAACAGGTCTTCCTTGTCACCAAAAACACCCACAGCGTGTCTCTGTTCCTGTTCCTCTTTACGATCGCCCACCTGGGGCGTCTGCAACATTCCCCAAATGTTGATTGCCTGCTCCCCAAGACGGCCAAGGATGCGATCGATTGTGTGCCTTTCATTGTGGGACTGCTAACGATCCTCCAGCAATTCCACATGAACGTGAAAATGCTCTACATCTCCTACATGAGCCAGTATGTGGTGACGGTATCGGAAGCTCAGTTAACGTAGGTTTCTTCTTATTTTCGAAAGATTCTCTTGCAATGCAGTATCTTATCTTCCAGGGACAATAAAGTTCTGGGTCCGGATGTGGTCACCAGCCTGCACTTTCTGCAAGAATTCATACACATCGCTGGACTACCACTGAAGGTACTGCAGCAGCGCATTCCCAACATTCTGCTCAGCGAGTTCGAGTATATGGCCACGCCATTTAAGTAATGAAGACCAAGATCCACCTGGTTGGGCTACACAAACTTTAATAAATCGGAAACATAACAAGGAAATGCCTCGCTGAGGTACTTTTGGGAGATTTTCGATGGAGGGGCATTAGTGGATAATCTCAGGAATCTTGTCCAAGCCAGGATGCTCTTTACGTTATAACGGTGGGAGCAGTGCGGCCCGTGAACTTGGGCAGTTGCGAGATCTCCAGGGCGATGTCAATCAGTGGCTTCAGCATAACAGCGGCCTGTCCCAAAACATTCTCCTTCTCGTAGGAGTCGATGTATAAACTGCAAGGAGAACTGGTCATTTCGGGAGACAGAGaagtaatatttttgaaaaacttaccGCACGGTGGCTCCAGAGCTTCCAGTTCCACTGAGGCGCACCACAATACGGCTGCCGTCTTCGAAGACAATGCGAAGTCCCTGTTTGGTGGCCACCGACTTGTCAACGGGATCCGTGTAGCTAAAGTTGTCGGCCTCCTTGACCTTGTACGTCTTTCCCTCGCTGGAGAAGCTCTTGCCCACAAATTCGGGGGAAGTGATGGTCTTCTCCATGGTGGCCACCATCTCGTTGCAGGGATCCGAAGCGCACTCCTCGTAGTCGTATCGGGTAAAGTAGTTACGTCCATAGACGGACCAGTGCTGCTTCAGGATGTCCTCGATACCCTTGCCCGTGTGCTGCATCACCGAAATCCAGGCCAGTACGGCCCAAATACCATCCTTCTCGCGGATGTGGTTGGAGCCAGTGCCGAAGCTCTCCTCACCGCACAGGCACAGCCTTCCGACGTCCATCAGGTTACCGAAGTACTTCCATCCCGTGGGCACCTCAAAGACCTCCTTGCCCAGCTTCTTGCCAACCAAGTCAACCGCCGAGGCAGTGGGCATGCTGCGGGCGAAGCCCTGCACTCCGTTCTTCTGGAAGTAGGGAATAGCCTCGAGGTAGTGGGCAATAACCGCCAGGGAGTCACTGGGAGTCACAAAGAACGCATTGTAGCCGATGATCATGTTTCTGTCACCGTCGCCATCGAAGGCAGCTCCAATATCATAGTCTCCCTTCGCCACAGTTTCCACCAGGTTCTTGGCATAAGTCAGATTAGGATCCGGATGCAGGCCACCGAAGTCCGGCAGCGGGGTGGTGTGCACCACCGAGGCCTCGGAGGCGCCCAGACGGTTCAAAAAGATTTCCCGGACATAGGATCCAGTCACACCGTTCATGGCATCGATGCGCATCTTCAGGGGCTTTCCTGTGGCCTTGCCACTGACGAAGTCCTTCAGCTTGGCGAAATCAAAGATCTCCTCCATATGGCGGACGTAGTTGGCCACCGAATCAATCACCTCCACAGTGAAGGTCTTTCCGGCGATGTCGTAGGTGGACACTCCCACCTTGGAGATGTCAATCTGGAGGTTACGCACCAGCTTGTACTGCTTGATCTCTGTGGTGATCTTGTAGATGTGGTTGGTGAAGGCATCGGGGGCGGGACCTCCGTTCTCGCAGTTGAACTTGATGCCGAAGTCGTTCTCGGGGCCACCAGGATTGTGGGAGGCGGTCAGGACAATACCACCTAGGGAAACGAGCAATTTTAAATTATGAATTAATTTTGTGTTTGTTATTTTAGGATTAGGGATCCTACACTACAGTCCAGCAAAGACAGTTTCTCCCCCAAAAAGTCTTAATATCTTTCGCattaatcatccgattcttgagcggaataccttaatcgattcgtagatcgattctccataaatctgcatcaaaatctagaaacaaaatatttttcagattttttttcaaaattttctgtagggtccccttcaaaaatccataaaagtgcatggagccacaatatggcccccagcgaaggctatatctttggctaCAATattccgattcttgagcggaataccttaatcgattcgtAGATCAATTCTACATAAATCTGCATGAAAatttagaaacaaaatatttttcagatttttttcaaaattttctgaagggcccccttcaaaaatctataaaagtgcatggagccaTAATATGGTCCCCAGCGAAGATTATATCTTTGGCTACAatgatccgattcttgagcggaataccttaatcgata of the Drosophila ananassae strain 14024-0371.13 chromosome 2R, ASM1763931v2, whole genome shotgun sequence genome contains:
- the LOC6493193 gene encoding phosphoglucomutase, encoding MSLSVETVPTTIYEGQKPGTSGLRKKVKVFTQPHYTENFVQAILEANGAALDGSTLVVGGDGRFYCKEAAELIVRLSAANGVAKLLVGQNGILSTPAVSSLIRHNKALGGIVLTASHNPGGPENDFGIKFNCENGGPAPDAFTNHIYKITTEIKQYKLVRNLQIDISKVGVSTYDIAGKTFTVEVIDSVANYVRHMEEIFDFAKLKDFVSGKATGKPLKMRIDAMNGVTGSYVREIFLNRLGASEASVVHTTPLPDFGGLHPDPNLTYAKNLVETVAKGDYDIGAAFDGDGDRNMIIGYNAFFVTPSDSLAVIAHYLEAIPYFQKNGVQGFARSMPTASAVDLVGKKLGKEVFEVPTGWKYFGNLMDVGRLCLCGEESFGTGSNHIREKDGIWAVLAWISVMQHTGKGIEDILKQHWSVYGRNYFTRYDYEECASDPCNEMVATMEKTITSPEFVGKSFSSEGKTYKVKEADNFSYTDPVDKSVATKQGLRIVFEDGSRIVVRLSGTGSSGATVRLYIDSYEKENVLGQAAVMLKPLIDIALEISQLPKFTGRTAPTVIT
- the LOC6506790 gene encoding WASH complex subunit homolog 5, yielding MTDFLHENNACGQNLLNIVSVGNSIIAEILRLKDYVPSIYRLDTKADKAKYGEVIVDFSYFKVAEEHEKKIEQNQGLTEVDDEVRTHLPLITRFYLAFQSIHHYATDLKQYIEELNSGYYIQQTLETVLQDEEGRQLLCESLYLFGVILLLLDFHLPGDVRERLLISYYRYSGGESTPGGDESNIHDVCLLLRSTGYVHPAQASQILAPLTGKQATATAEKLSVPKYPEAYFSRFRFDDDFVDLVVARIRCDDIYNQLTLYPHPAHRSTALSTQAAMLYVCLYFCPKVLHSQGSQMREIVDKFFCDNWCLSVYMGVTVNLVDAWQDFPAARSALSNIISRETIKFLCQQQNEQLAKIHQRTQDICQEGVLCDDFVLEHANKIILLMRQSNVLLRWYSLHTSKEVFVFHHTTGAAEKIYQLLLEELQFDRKALYQLMINCSQMELRVKELLTEILQSRDSRWVKCREEAVQRVLELSEAFDGSRPLAKIEPNTQLQQWFGEVAARLKKLELSRAQKSGRMIIQVMQALDEVQEYHNLHANMLVKQQLQETRDMLNRMAQIIYLKEDIEIHIQMISDFSYAWHLLRQDFMPIMQDHIKRQPHAVIDIRAIFLKLASTLEVPLMRINQARSEDLASVSNYYSTELANFLRNVLQIVPETMFSILADIIHLLTNVIKEFPTRVEKEKLKEYAQFEERAKVAQLTNSIAVFTKGILMMKTTLVGVLKLDPKQLLEDGIRKELVNHLAEAYNLGLVFAPEKGKSPVQLLQQKLEALGKTIEGYRRSFEYIEDYLRVQGLRILLEETQRIINYNVEKECNAFLKNKVQEWQSEYQSQIIPIPNFPPLQGDSSNSNNFIGRLAHEILRCTEPKNTIYLSLKNTWYEKKGSHSKILAGSDFFGMLREALAPAGMVGLERLYAHMLADDLRRNLERLQRNLTTDRMWVDAMASLTKELEARDFPPPEVAKQPLKYYQGYTQRWLKVWPTLLDWVLSMGQKQLLRQQIAGELNFSSKCEAKLLANTADTMNRALMLELSLGNHLCNEEGVSMLTELQDILLYTGNYEPLEQVFLVTKNTHSVSLFLFLFTIAHLGRLQHSPNVDCLLPKTAKDAIDCVPFIVGLLTILQQFHMNVKMLYISYMSQYVVTVSEAQLTDNKVLGPDVVTSLHFLQEFIHIAGLPLKVLQQRIPNILLSEFEYMATPFK